GTTTGAATCGCATCCTGGGCGCCCGCACCGTGGTCAGCACACCGACTGACCCATCGCCCTGAACAGCGGCGAACACCTCCGAAGGCTGCCAGCCCGGTTCTTTCATATAGCCGCCGCGCGCGTACGTGTCGCGATACAACGTTTCGTACTTTCGGCACCCGCCACATCCACGGGCAGCTCGGTGTAGCGCACGTACGTCCCCGGTGTTCGCGGCGTAGTTGAGGAGCTCGATGTAGTGCCGGATGAACGCCTCGGCGCCCTTGAGCGTGTCCTTGCGCGCGGCAGGCGGGAGAGTCGGCACTGAGGCGATCACATCGCGTTCGCTGCTTGTCGGCGACTCCGTCGGCGTCGGCGCCGGGTCGTCGGAGGCGGCATCGGAGCAGCCCGCGAGTACGCAGCCGAGCAGTGCGATGAGTGCCAGGGACCGTCGTCCGGCCATGCATCCTCCCAGGGATCGCGCCAGACGATAGCGAGATCGATCACGTTGCGTAACCCCTTGCGCCGCGCCTGTGGAAACCGGGCGGCGCGGAATCGGCGAGTCCTCGAGATCGTTGTGATGAGTAGGGCCGAAATCCTCTCCGGCGACCCGCGTACGACACGCCGGTGAGGCGTCCCGGCAAGCCGCTGACCTGCGAAAACGTGGCTTCTGCGAAAAAGTGTCAGACCCGCCTGGGATCGTCTTGCATGAGCCAGAACCGCGGCGTACGGTAGCCCCTACATCTAGTAGTTACAGGCGTGTAGTTCTCCACATCTAGTTCCACAACGCAGGTGGAGTTACACACAGAACGGGCCGGGATTTCCCCAGTCACTCCACAGTTCGATCCCCAGAAGGAGGGTGTCATGCATTGTCCGTACTGCCGCAACACCGACACCCGAGTGCTCGACAGCAGAGTCGCCGACGAGGGGTCGGCCATCCGTCGCCGCCGCCAGTGCCAGGAGTGCGATAAGCGGTTCTCCACCGTCGAGCAGATGCAGCTCACGGTGGTCAAGCGCTCCGGCACGACCGAGCCGTTCGACCGCGACAAGGTCGTCTCGGGCGTACGCAAGGCGTGCAAGGGCCGGCCGGTGAGCGACGACGACCTGAAGCGGATCGGGCAGCAGGTGCAAGACATTCTCCGCGAGTCCGGCTGTGCGGAGGTGCCGGCCCACGAGGTGGGGCTGGCCATTCTGCAGCCGCTCAAGGAGCTCGACGCCGTTGCGTACCTCAGGTTCGCAAGCGTCTACAAGCAGTTCGAGTCTCCCGACGACTTCGTCGAGGAGATCGCGACCCTCATGTCGGCAACGGCCGACGACGAGGCACAGCGGCTCAGCAACACATGAGGCGCAGGGGCAGGGCACGCGCAGCACGCAGCACGCAGATGACAACGGGGCAAGAAGGAGAAGGCATGACCGACACGGTGAGCGGATCCACGGGTAGAGCCGCACGGGGCACCTCGAAGGCGGGCAAGGGCCTGACCATCGAGCGTGTGTACACCACCGAGGGGGTGCATCCGTACGACGAGGTCACCTGGGAGCGACGCGACGTCGTCCAGACCAACTGGAAGACCGGCGAGTCGGTGTTCGAGCAGACCGGCGTCGAGTTCCCCGACTTCTGGAGCGTCAACGCCTCGACCATCGTCACCACCAAGTACTTCCGTGGTGCGGTCGGCACCGACCAGCGCGAGGGCAGCCTCAAGCAACTCCTCGACCGCGTCGTCTTGACCTACGTCAAGGCCGGTAAAGACAACGGCTACTTCGCCACCGACGCCGACGCCGAGGTGTTCGAGCACGAGCTGACCTGGATGCTGCTGCACCAGGTGTTCAGCTTCAACAGCCCCGTCTGGTTCAACGTCGGTACGTCGAGCCCTCAGCAGGTTTCGGCGTGCTTCATCCTGTCCGTCGACGACTCGATGGACTCGATCCTCAACTGGTACAAGGAAGAGGGCCTGATCTTCAAGGGCGGTTCGGGCGCCGGACTGAACCTCTCCCGCATCCGCTCGTCCAAGGAGCTGCTGCGCTCCTCCGGCGGCACGGCCAGCGGTCCGGTGTCGTTCATGCGCGGGGCCGATGCCTCGGCCGGCACCATCAAGTCCGGCGGCGCCACCCGACGTGCGGCCAAGATGGTCGTCCTCGACGTCGATCACCCCGACATCGAGGAGTTCGTGCACACCAAGGAGCGCGAGGAGGAGAAGATCCGCGTGCTCCGCGACGCCGGGTTCGATATGGACCTCGGCGGCAGCGACATCACCTCGGTGCAGTACCAGAACGCCAACAACTCCGTACGCGTCACCGACGAGTTCATGCGAGCCGTCGACGAGGGCACCGAGTTCGGGCTGCGGGCGCGTACGACCGGCGAGGTGATCGACACGGTCGACGCCCGCAAACTGTTCGCCGACATCTCACAGGCGGCATGGGCGTGTGCCGACCCGGGCATCCAGTACGACGGCACCATCAACGACTGGCACACCACGCCCGAGACGGGCCGCATCACCGCGTCGAACCCGTGCAGTGAGTACATGCACCTCGACAACTCGTCCTGCAACCTCGCCAGCATGAACCTGCTGAAGTTCGTCGCCGACGACGGTAGCTTCGAGGTCGACAAGTTCGTCAAGGCCGTCGAGCTGGTCATCACCGCGATGGACATCTCGATCTGCTTCGCCGACTTCCCGACCGAGCCGATCGGCGAGACGACCCGGGCGTACCGCCAGCTCGGCATCGGCTACGCCAACCTCGGCGCGCTGCTGATGGCATCGGGCCTTGCGTACGACTCCGACGGTGGCCGCGCGCTCGCCGGCGCCATCACCTCGCTGATGACCGGCACGTCGTACCGTCGCTCGGCCGAGCTGGCCGGCATCGTCGGCGCATACGACGGGTACGCCCAGAACGCCGAGCCGCACACCCGGGTGATGCGCAAGCACCAGTCCGCCAACGACGAGATCCGTACGATGCACGCGATCGACATAGCCGTGCACCGCGAGGCATCCAAGCAGTGGTCGCGCAACCTCGAGATCGGCCAGCAGAACGGCTGGCGCAACGCGCAGGCCAGTGTGCTCGCACCGACCGGCACGATCGGTTTCATGATGGACTGCGATACGACCGGCATCGAGCCGGACTTCTCGCTGGTCAAGTTCAAGAAGCTCGTCGGCGGCGGCTCGATGCAGATCGTCAACCGCACCGTTCCGGCTGCGCTCAAGCGCCTCGGCTACACCGGGGAGACCAGCGAGGCGATCGTCGAGTACATCGCCGAGCACGGTCACGTGATCGACGCGCCGGGGCTCAAGCCGGAGCACTACGAGGTGTTCGACTGCGCCATGGGTGAGCGGGCGATCAAGCCGATGGGCCACGTACGGATGATGGCGGCCGCGCAGCCGTTCCTGTCCGGCGCGATCTCCAAGACGGTCAACCTGCCGGAGGAGTCGACGGTCGAAGACATCGCCGACGTCTACCAGCAGGGCTGGCAGCTCGGCCTGAAGGCTCTCGCCGTCTACCGCGACAACTGCAAGGTCGGCCAGCCGCTCGCCGATGCGAAGGCCAAGTCGAAGGATGCTCCCGAGCCGGAGGTGCAGATCGTCGAGCGTCCGATCCGCAAGCGGCTGCCGAAATCGCGTCCGTCGCTTACTACGTCCTTCACGGTCGGTGGCGCAGAGGGCTACATGACCTCTGGTTCGTACCCCGACGACGGGCTCGGCGAGGTGTTCCTCAAGCTCGGCAAGCAGGGCTCGACGCTCGCCGGTGTGATGGATGCGTTCTCGATCGCCATCTCGATCTCGCTGCAGTACGGCGTGCCGCTCGAGACGTTCGTCGCGAAGTTCACGAACATGAAGTTCGAGCCGGCCGGTCTGACCGACGATCCGGACGTGCGGATGAGCCAGTCGATCATGGACTACATCTTCCGCCGCTTGGCGCTGGACTACCTGCCGTTCGAGACCCGCTCGGCGATGGGCATCCACTCCGCCGAGGAGCGGCAGCGCCAGCTCGACACCGGTTCGTACGAACCAGTCGAGGACGAGGCACCGGAGGCAGAGGCGCTTTCGACACCAGCTGTCGCAGCGGCACCCGAGCCGGATTCCGATCCGGTCGCCGAAACCGCCAAGCCCGCCCCGCGTACGGCTCACACCTCGGCGGAGTTGCTCGAGTCGATCACCGGCTCGACAGTCGATGCGCCGCTGTGCTTCACCTGCGGCACGAAGATGCGCCCCTCGGGCAGCTGCTTCGTCTGCGAGGGCTGCGGGTCGACGTCCGGCTGCAGCTGACGTCCGACAACCTGAGTTCGGTGCGTAGTCGTTGATGTTGAGCGCAAACACCAACGACTACGCACCGAACTTCTGATGCGGGTCAGCGGGTGGAAGCCGGTCGACGCTCAAAAAGTCGAGACCACTGCGAGTTGAAGACCGGCTCCGGTCCGGTGTAGCCACCCTCGATGAGGAGGCCGTACGCCCGGCGTACCACGTCTCGCGGAGCACGTAGCCGTTGGTTCGTCACTCGGTAGAAGCGCCAACCTGCGTCGTCGAATCCTTGGACGCGGTCGAGGTCGAGATTCCACTGGGCGGTGTCCTCGGCATGTTGTCGCCCGTCGTACTCGACGACCAGGCGGTACGCGACCCAGACGAGATCGCCACAGCCGAGGAATCGGTCGTCGTCGTAAACGTTGAGATTGCACGTATCCGGCCCGGGCAATCCGGCGAGTACGAGCAGCAGTCGCGTCACCGTCTCGCGCGGCGAGCGCACGTCCTCGCGTACGTATGGCAGTGCGATCCGTGCGTTGCAAATGCCCTCCCAGTTGTCCGTCGCCTCCACGAAGCGCGTCAACCGGGTGAGTGTCGTGGCGTTGTTGTGGATCAACCAGTCCGCGGCGATCACAGCATCGACG
The sequence above is drawn from the Nocardioidaceae bacterium SCSIO 66511 genome and encodes:
- a CDS encoding DUF6318 family protein, producing the protein MAGRRSLALIALLGCVLAGCSDAASDDPAPTPTESPTSSERDVIASVPTLPPAARKDTLKGAEAFIRHYIELLNYAANTGDVRALHRAARGCGGCRKYETLYRDTYARGGYMKEPGWQPSEVFAAVQGDGSVGVLTTVRAPRMRFKLRAGAEEKVGKQDTYKLRFELRSFSGRWVVTDFGQQEEIDKH
- a CDS encoding DUF559 domain-containing protein translates to MLAMTIPPALRDRPFTRAEALRLGLSDQALRGSRFKRLVRGVYVCADVPMTFETYLSAGILLLGDEARATHLTGLRCYGVEVGSELPVRFASTQPHRSRCDWVQVIRRMRVADCQGPAVCPEQCWVDACLDLDLVDAVIAADWLIHNNATTLTRLTRFVEATDNWEGICNARIALPYVREDVRSPRETVTRLLLVLAGLPGPDTCNLNVYDDDRFLGCGDLVWVAYRLVVEYDGRQHAEDTAQWNLDLDRVQGFDDAGWRFYRVTNQRLRAPRDVVRRAYGLLIEGGYTGPEPVFNSQWSRLFERRPASTR
- a CDS encoding vitamin B12-dependent ribonucleotide reductase, translating into MTDTVSGSTGRAARGTSKAGKGLTIERVYTTEGVHPYDEVTWERRDVVQTNWKTGESVFEQTGVEFPDFWSVNASTIVTTKYFRGAVGTDQREGSLKQLLDRVVLTYVKAGKDNGYFATDADAEVFEHELTWMLLHQVFSFNSPVWFNVGTSSPQQVSACFILSVDDSMDSILNWYKEEGLIFKGGSGAGLNLSRIRSSKELLRSSGGTASGPVSFMRGADASAGTIKSGGATRRAAKMVVLDVDHPDIEEFVHTKEREEEKIRVLRDAGFDMDLGGSDITSVQYQNANNSVRVTDEFMRAVDEGTEFGLRARTTGEVIDTVDARKLFADISQAAWACADPGIQYDGTINDWHTTPETGRITASNPCSEYMHLDNSSCNLASMNLLKFVADDGSFEVDKFVKAVELVITAMDISICFADFPTEPIGETTRAYRQLGIGYANLGALLMASGLAYDSDGGRALAGAITSLMTGTSYRRSAELAGIVGAYDGYAQNAEPHTRVMRKHQSANDEIRTMHAIDIAVHREASKQWSRNLEIGQQNGWRNAQASVLAPTGTIGFMMDCDTTGIEPDFSLVKFKKLVGGGSMQIVNRTVPAALKRLGYTGETSEAIVEYIAEHGHVIDAPGLKPEHYEVFDCAMGERAIKPMGHVRMMAAAQPFLSGAISKTVNLPEESTVEDIADVYQQGWQLGLKALAVYRDNCKVGQPLADAKAKSKDAPEPEVQIVERPIRKRLPKSRPSLTTSFTVGGAEGYMTSGSYPDDGLGEVFLKLGKQGSTLAGVMDAFSIAISISLQYGVPLETFVAKFTNMKFEPAGLTDDPDVRMSQSIMDYIFRRLALDYLPFETRSAMGIHSAEERQRQLDTGSYEPVEDEAPEAEALSTPAVAAAPEPDSDPVAETAKPAPRTAHTSAELLESITGSTVDAPLCFTCGTKMRPSGSCFVCEGCGSTSGCS
- the nrdR gene encoding transcriptional regulator NrdR; amino-acid sequence: MHCPYCRNTDTRVLDSRVADEGSAIRRRRQCQECDKRFSTVEQMQLTVVKRSGTTEPFDRDKVVSGVRKACKGRPVSDDDLKRIGQQVQDILRESGCAEVPAHEVGLAILQPLKELDAVAYLRFASVYKQFESPDDFVEEIATLMSATADDEAQRLSNT